The proteins below come from a single Aegilops tauschii subsp. strangulata cultivar AL8/78 chromosome 6, Aet v6.0, whole genome shotgun sequence genomic window:
- the LOC109765452 gene encoding uncharacterized protein isoform X1, whose amino-acid sequence MAPSTSDREHNGEASSSGAGSKSKEKERPRSFDEKTRTACWRKAAVLAGRHPERWRQDAAGNVVCRRFWSCHGCLCYEYDHIIPFSKGGESTVENCQILQTRVNRSKSDKAWVEKAEMQGFSCDIKFTDKELDVIEMAVYGDVIRPGKQCRCKTVAEMLGQVKSKNQMAACDLPT is encoded by the exons ATGGCGCCTTCCACATCCGATCGAGAGCACAACGGTGAGGCGAGCAGCAGCGGGGCGGGCTCAAAATCGAAGGAGAAGGAGCGGCCAAGGTCCTTTGACGAGAAGACCCGTACTGCGTGCTGGCGGAAGGCGGCGGTGCTGGCAGGGCGACACCCAGAGCGGTGGCGGCAGGACGCCGCTGGCAACGTGGTGTGTCGCCGCTTCTGGAGCTGCCACGGCTGCCTCTGCTATGAATACGACCACATCATTCCCTTCTCCAAAG GAGGGGAGTCTACTGTTGAGAATTGCCAGATCCTTCAGACTAGGGTGAACCGTTCCAAGTCTGATAAAGCATGGGTGGAGAAGGCAGAGATGCAAGGCTTTTCCTGCGATATCAAGTTCACAG ACAAGGAGCTTGATGTAATCGAGATGGCAGTCTATGGGGATGTCATTCGTCCTGGCAAACAATGTCGCTGCAAGACAGTAGCTGAGATGCTTGGACAGGTGAAATCAAAGAATCAAATGGCTGCTTGCGACTTACCAACATAA
- the LOC141025644 gene encoding uncharacterized protein — protein sequence MPNDEDPMPLDGNPHPLPGNLLQDNLLFVLPPYPMLGWNDAPVAPPPPPENNIGDAGWGNANWGDNEDDLQQPPQPAVPEQDQVSIVIDQPEGSGSVEQHVEVQFDEQHQFQLEQQLQDNVQPAVLENPLAIVPYQPPVIHQHQIFIGMARIVAGPPLPPEMIWKRSFENLLPEFAVKEVPRPIFFKPLGTVTYSKRTWTIAFDDSQKMSLLVPSLPSNLTLRKSIVAKRPVARALFGGSPEEVLSANDDAVSEEVFPEDVVSSSMEENSFSSSVVFSADSQANEKKQTRRRKTVAPLVDTSVRRCTRSAAKLDGFKPVSFEQLSLQPTKRRPRSKPIELKAQPNPDDAGDNGKSEVVPPSTPLNVLQTIGAELEIDPNLLSKDKLMANPKDDSSSGV from the coding sequence ATGCCAAACGATGAAGATCCAATGCCTCTGGATGGTAATCCTCACCCATTACCTGGAAACCTGCTGCAAGACAATCTGTTGTTTGTTCTTCCGCCATATCCAATGCTGGGATGGAACGATGCGCCAGTGGCCCCTCCACCGCCTCCAGAAAATAACATCGGGGATGCAGGATGGGGAAATGCAAACTGGGGAGACAATGAGGATGACCTTCAGCAGCCACCACAGCCTGCAGTGCCGGAGCAGGACCAGGTTTCTATTGTCATTGATCAGCCAGAGGGCTCTGGGTCTGTGGAACAGCATGTGGAAGTTCAGTTTGATGAGCAACATCAGTTTCAGCTTGAGCAACAGTTACAGGACAATGTGCAGCCGGCTGTTTTGGAAAACCCTTTGGCAATTGTACCATATCAACCTCCTGTCATTCATCAGCATCAGATCTTCATTGGCATGGCGAGGATTGTGGCTGGGCCACCGCTTCCTCCTGAGATGATCTGGAAGAGATCTTTTGAAAATCTGCTGCCTGAATTTGCTGTCAAGGAAGTGCCTAGACCTATCTTCTTTAAGCCACTTGGAACAGTGACATACTCCAAGCGCACGTGGACCATTGCTTTTGATGATTCTCAGAAGATGTCTTTATTGGTGCCAAGCTTGCCCAGCAATCTGACTCTAAGGAAATCTATTGTGGCTAAACGCCCAGTTGCCAGAGCTCTTTTCGGAGGTTCACCTGAGGAGGTTCTCAGTGCTAATGATGATGCTGTGTCTGAAGAGGTGTTTCCTGAAGATGTTGTGTCTAGTAGCATGGAGGAGAACTCTTTTTCCTCTTCTGTGGTTTTTTCTGCTGACTCGCAGGCCAATGAAAAGAAACAGACAAGAAGAAGGAAGACCGTTGCCCCGTTAGTGGATACTTCTGTACGGAGATGTACAAGAAGCGCGGCAAAACTGGATGGGTTTAAGCCTGTGAGTTTTGAACAACTTTCCCTCCAGCCCACTAAAAGGCGTCCCCGGTCCAAGCCCATTGAACTGAAGGCCCAGCCCAATCCTGACGACGCTGGCGATAATGGCAAGTCTGAAGTTGTTCCTCCATCCACACCTCTCAACGTGCTGCAAACAATTGGAGCGGAGCTGGAGATCGACCCCAACCTGCTGTCCAAGGATAAGCTTATGGCTAATCCCAAGGACGACTCCTCCAGCGGTGTTTAA
- the LOC109765457 gene encoding CBS domain-containing protein CBSX5-like — MAASILSHVVSDLCIGKPAVRVLPPSTPIAAALATLRAGADPFVFVDAAPPDAKKTAVLSVVKVSVAEILCYVCGDGGNLSDPAAALGRPVSVLTAVVGDHGVTRRVDPQTSLLDAIDALLANNSHSLVVPLHARARKKHHHVSAGYCVLTQQDIVRHLFGSISLFSPVAALSVSSLGLVRRDDVHAVHVDDDALDAIPLLRRSIGQGTAVAVVADDDALVGEICPGVLGSCDDVESVSAAFATLSAGDAMTYIDCYFSPPEFLLRSIRAELTGKGLHAMCDLMDAAYTTDVGALSSSSTSSDEECLPLAPARRARKMSSGSFRWRSTEDVAACHAESSLVAVMAQALAHRVGHVWVVDELSGALVGVVSCADVLAVLRDHLRPE; from the exons ATGGCTGCAAGCATTCTGTCCCACGTTGTCTCCGACCTCTGCATCGGCAAGCCGGCGGTGCGTGTGCTGCCGCCGTCGACTCCAATCGCGGCGGCCCTCGCCACGCTCCGCGCTGGTGCCGACCCGTTCGTCTTCGTGGACGCTGCACCCCCGGACGCGAAGAAGACGGCCGTGTTGTCCGTCGTCAAGGTCAGCGTCGCGGAGATCCTGTGTTACGTCTGCGGCGACGGTGGCAACCTCAGCGACCCCGCGGCCGCGCTCGGCCGGCCCGTTTCCGTGCTCACGGCCGTGGTGGGCGATCACGGCGTCACTCGCCGAGTGGATCCACAGACGAG CCTGCTCGACGCCATCGACGCGCTGCTGGCCAACAACTCGCACAGCCTGGTCGTCCCGCTCCACGCCCGGGCCCGAAAGAAGCACCACCACGTCTCCGCCGGCTACTGCGTGCTGACGCAGCAAGACATCGTCCGGCACCTCTTCGGCTCCATCTCCCTCTTCTCCCCGGTCGCCGCGCTCTCCGTGTCCTCCCTCGGCCTCGTGCGCCGGGACGACGTGCACGCCGTCCACGTCGACGACGACGCGCTCGACGCCATCCCTCTCCTGCGGAGGTCCATCGGGCAAGGCACCGCCGTGGCCGTCGTGGCGGACGACGACGCGCTCGTCGGAGAGATCTGCCCGGGCGTGCTCGGCTCGTGCGACGACGTCGAGTCCGTGTCCGCGGCCTTCGCCACGCTCTCCGCCGGCGACGCCATGACGTACATCGACTGCTACTTCTCGCCGCCCGAGTTCCTGCTCCGCTCCATCAGAGCCGAGCTCACGGGCAAAGGGCTTCATGCCATGTGCGACCTCATGGATGCCGCCTACACAACGGACGTTGGAGCTCTGTCGTCGTCATCAACGTCATCTGATGAGGAGTGTTTGCCATTGGCGCCTGCGAGACGCGCGAGGAAGATGTCGTCGGGAAGCTTCCGGTGGCGGTCGACGGAGGACGTGGCGGCGTGTCATGCTGAGAGTTCGCTGGTCGCCGTCATGGCCCAAGCGCTTGCGCACCGAGTCGGGCATGTTTGGGTCGTCGATGAGCTCAGCGGCGCTCTAGTCGGAGTCGTCAGCTGCGCCGATGTGCTTGCTGTGCTCCGGGACCATCTCCGCCCAGAGTGA
- the LOC109765458 gene encoding uncharacterized protein has translation MAKPHAGFNTPRPSSVRSAAAAAARTTAGSSSTDTTPLAPTSIPRADLSSSGAKAGVTSAIRTPVGSSSSTDLSGPFTRSSVGSSSSSDLSAPTTRDIASIAKEVGKRLDYEDDSPFPTAASLQQPMLAPEGLADLAPLLELPDPNNASSNTVVYASDADAKHAMTASVDSTVTEVAAPADSTADADGPLLTEMEVALDELSSARGLSPRSKRLLLALVEVADAELNANPTAAVLHIRRAAFWRKVRVGILAATVFSVAVIDAALAFALYGARRGNGRYHHVLPPT, from the exons ATGGCCAAGCCTCACGCCGGCTTCAACACCCCGCGCCCCTCCTCCgtccgctccgccgccgccgccgccgctcgcacCACCGCGGGTTCCTCGTCGACGGACACGACTCCCCTCGCCCCCACCTCCATCCCCCGCGccgacctctcctcctccggcgccaAGGCCGGTGTCACCTCCGCCATCCGCACCCCCGTGGGCTCCTCGTCATCCACAGATCTCTCCGGGCCCTTCACCCGCAGCTCCGTGGGCTCCTCGTCATCCTCGGATCTCTCCGCGCCCACCACCCGCGACATCGCCTCCATCGCCAAG GAGGTGGGCAAGCGCCTGGACTACGAGGACGACTCCCCCTTCCCCACCGCCGCCTCCCTGCAGCAGCCGATGCTCGCGCCCGAGGGCCTTGCCGACCTCGCGCCGCTGCTCGAGCTTCCCGACCCCAACAACGCCTCCTCCAACACCGTCGTCTACGCTTCTGACGCTGACGCGAAACACGCGATGACCGCCTCCGTCGACTCCACCGTCACCGAG GTTGCAGCGCCTGCCGACTCCACCGCCGACGCCGATGGCCCCCTGCTCACGGAGATGGAGGTCGCCCTCGACGAACTGAGCAGCGCCCGCGGCCTCAGCCCGCGCTCAAAGCGCCTCCTCCTCGCGCTCGTTGAGGTCGCCGACGCGGAGCTCAATGCCAACCCGACTGCCGCTGTCCTCCACATTCGCCGCGCTGCCTTCTGGAGGAAGGTGCGGGTCGGGATCCTCGCCGCGACGGTCTTTTCTGTCGCCGTGatcgacgccgcgctggccttcgcgcTCTACGGAGCCCGCCGTGGCAACGGCCGGTACCACCACGTGCTGCCCCCTACCTGA
- the LOC109765452 gene encoding uncharacterized protein isoform X2: MAPSTSDREHNGEASSSGAGSKSKEKERPRSFDEKTRTACWRKAAVLAGRHPERWRQDAAGNVVCRRFWSCHGCLCYEYDHIIPFSKGGESTVENCQILQTRVNRSKSDKAWVEKAEMQGFSCDIKFTGKTRIALETFLEEECKTGQSPNDQTKIVQNPLCQQ, translated from the exons ATGGCGCCTTCCACATCCGATCGAGAGCACAACGGTGAGGCGAGCAGCAGCGGGGCGGGCTCAAAATCGAAGGAGAAGGAGCGGCCAAGGTCCTTTGACGAGAAGACCCGTACTGCGTGCTGGCGGAAGGCGGCGGTGCTGGCAGGGCGACACCCAGAGCGGTGGCGGCAGGACGCCGCTGGCAACGTGGTGTGTCGCCGCTTCTGGAGCTGCCACGGCTGCCTCTGCTATGAATACGACCACATCATTCCCTTCTCCAAAG GAGGGGAGTCTACTGTTGAGAATTGCCAGATCCTTCAGACTAGGGTGAACCGTTCCAAGTCTGATAAAGCATGGGTGGAGAAGGCAGAGATGCAAGGCTTTTCCTGCGATATCAAGTTCACAG GCAAAACGAGAATAGCCTTGGAAACCTTTCTTGAAGAGGAATGCAAGACTGGTCAATCTCCCAACGATCAGACCAAAATAGTACAGAATCCCCTCTGCCAACAGTGA